The proteins below are encoded in one region of Pseudophryne corroboree isolate aPseCor3 chromosome 8, aPseCor3.hap2, whole genome shotgun sequence:
- the LOC134947484 gene encoding V-type proton ATPase subunit G 1-like, translating to MEKQSAYIQQLFQAEKRAAEIVAEARQQRIKHLKRAREEAQAEIEQFRLQHEKEFKVEDAAALEVPACCKEAIGREALVKIAIMKEDYKNNREMIIEQLVTSVCIVEPKLHVNYHTKD from the exons ATGGAGAAACAGTCAGCATACATCCAGCAGCTGTTCCAGGCAGAGAAGAGAGCTGCTGAGATAGTGGCAGAGGCTAGGCAAC AAAGGATCAAACATCTGAAACGAGCCAGAGAGGAAGCGCAGGCTGAGATCGAGCAGTTCCGGCTGCAGCACGAGAAAGAGTTCAAAGTTGAAGACGCTGCT GCTTTGGAGGTCCCGGCCTGCTGCAAAGAAGCGATTGGGAGAGAAGCCTTGGTAAAGATAGCCATCATGAAGGAGGACTACAAGAACAATAGAGAGATGATTATAGAGCAGCTGGTGACCTCTGTGTGTATTGTAGAACCAAAACTCCATGTAAACTATCACACCAAAGACTAG